A stretch of the Gossypium hirsutum isolate 1008001.06 chromosome D07, Gossypium_hirsutum_v2.1, whole genome shotgun sequence genome encodes the following:
- the LOC107932233 gene encoding receptor-like serine/threonine-protein kinase ALE2 produces MGMLMPLILHLAKLCIIGFALLVQGYLGHNASPSLAEFSSFPPIERIHGEQRSFTPSTPPQPNERDLLSPPALPPLLSAPVPEMTEGHARSLPPTPHDTAPPPFTIEERVPSLAPSTPLVLPLSSPPQPVQVHAPSKSPIAPQGKEPVSKSLDLVPDAPAPVAFPTLPRISPNIDPFPSITPSQNSPKNRPVHQIPSVPPSHSSPENSPFVHQTPIAPQFRNSPQNSPSINSSSSSAFPPTDNQRNSSNNKRPVLEPIAPAPVAPGLRDSPQSSPPVHSSMPRALAPTPSANQENSSNSKAPVKEPIAPAPVTTPWRNSPHFQGPTSLPPRAPILVPPTPVSVASPPRKVEMTPPPVRSIAPPSISPISVVSPPGESPHSSPTVDRNVTGNPSPLPDPNSSPVSNPPSSNDGTPVKSPTNETHKSAPPVNHAPKNGSDDTFAGSSPAISPPEPTAKRLPSNSLVPSLAPANEAHNSPALSPSTSFHEHQHKRNERTSPAPASSDPISPPLKQQGPVISPAFHPRRKQRHYAPPPFHSAPPSLSSVPSPVTAVSPVPSPSPVTASRQTKMPRISPKVSPSVSPSRSPKVAPPPARVMSFPPPPPNQDCSTTICTDPYTNTPPGSPCGCVLPMQVGLRLSVALYTFFPLVSELAEEIAVGVFMKQSQVRIMGANAASEQPEKTIVLVDLVPLGEKFDNTTAFLTYQRFWHKQVAIKASLFGDYEVLYVRYLGLPPSPPLPPDAGIIDGEPYSGNNNNARAIKPLGVDVHGKRRKHALSGGVVTIIVMSVLVVVVLCSAVAWVLLFKHGDQASQRGTSPQHPQTSHAKPSGSAGSMVGSGLSSISLSFGSSIAAYTGSAKTLTASEIERATGNFDDSRILGEGGFGRVYRGVLEDGTNVAVKVLKRDDQQGGREFLAEVEMLSRLHHRNLVKLIGICTEERSRCLVYELIPNGSVESHLHGVDKESAPLDWDARIKIALGAARGLAYLHEDSSPRVIHRDFKSSNILLEHDFTPKVSDFGLARTAMDEEGRHISTRVMGTFGYVAPEYAMTGHLLVKSDVYSYGVVLLELLTGRKPVDMTQPPGQENLVAWARPLLASKEGLETIIDPSLGSDVSFESVAKVAAIASMCVQPEVSHRPFMGEVVQALKLVCNECDEAKVGSRGTSQDDISIDMDGKVGTGSEQLSNPLQSHYSIPNYVSGLDTERGLSVSDLFSSSARFRRESSESFRRHCTSGPLRTGRGNRFWHKMQQLSRGSISEHGAMIKFWSGSH; encoded by the exons GATTTACTTTCACCTCCTGCATTGCCGCCACTTTTGTCTGCCCCGGTGCCTGAAATGACTGAAGGGCATGCACGTTCCTTGCCGCCAACGCCACATGATACCGCTCCACCACCATTCACTATTGAAGAACGTGTACCGTCCTTGGCACCGAGTACACCGCTGGTATTGCCTCTATCTTCTCCACCTCAGCCTGTTCAAGTACACGCACCATCAAAGTCACCAATTGCTCCTCAGGGAAAGGAACCGGTTAGTAAGTCTCTCGACTTGGTGCCAGATGCTCCAG CTCCTGTTGCTTTTCCGACCTTGCCTCGAATTTCACCAAATATTGACCCAT TTCCATCAATAACTCCGTCACAGAATTCTCCCAAAAATCGACCAGTCCATCAAA TTCCATCAGTACCTCCGTCACATAGTTCTCCTGAAAATTCACCATTCGTCCATCAAA CTCCAATTGCACCGCAGTTCAGGAATAGTCCACAAAATTCCCCATCCATTAACTCCAGTAGTTCAAGTGCTTTCCCCCCAACCGACAACCAAAGAAATTCATCAAACAATAAGCGTCCCGTTTTGGAGCCAATTGCTCCAG CTCCAGTTGCACCAGGATTGAGGGATTCACCACAAAGTTCCCCACCAGTGCACTCCAGTATGCCACGTGCTTTGGCCCCAACCCCGAGTGCTAATCAAGAAAATTCATCAAATAGCAAGGCACCTGTTAAGGAGCCAATTGCTCCAG CTCCGGTTACAACACCTTGGAGAAATTCACCTCACTTCCAAGGGCCAACCTCTTTACCACCTCGTGCTCCAATTCTAGTCCCCCCCACCCCTG TATCGGTTGCATCTCCACCAAGGAAAGTAGAAATGACACCACCACCTGTCCGCTCAATCGCGCCACCGTCTATTTCACCAA TTTCAGTTGTATCGCCTCCTGGAGAATCACCTCATAGTTCACCAACTGTCGACCGAAATGTAACGGGAAACCCATCTCCATTACCAG ATCCTAATAGTTCTCCTGTTTCAAATCCACCCTCAAGCAATGATGGAACACCCGTTAAGTCACCTACAAACGAGACACACAAGTCAGCGCCGCCTGTGAACCATGCCCCAAAAAATGGTTCTGATGATACTTTTGCAGGTTCTTCCCCAGCCATATCTCCTCCTGAACCAACAGCTAAGAGGCTGCCTAGTAATTCTCTTGTCCCATCCCTTGCTCCTGCGAATGAAGCACATAACTCTCCAGCATTGTCACCTTCGACCTCGTTTCATGAACATCAacataaaagaaatgaaagaaccAGTCCTGCTCCAGCATCATCAGACCCGATTTCACCTCCTTTGAAACAACAAG GTCCTGTCATCTCTCCAGCATTTCATCCCAGAAGAAAACAAAGACACTATGCTCCTCCACCATTTCATTCTG CTCCCCCATCCCTCTCCTCAGTTCCTTCGCCAGTAACTGCTGTCTCTCCAGTTCCTTCACCTTCTCCAGTCACAGCATCTAGGCAGACCAAAA TGCCACGTATTTCCCCAAAAGTTTCTCCGTCTGTCTCTCCATCGAGGAGTCCCAAAGTGGCACCACCACCAGCACGAGTTATGTCATTTCCACCTCCGCCTCCTAATCAAG ATTGTTCGACAACTATTTGCACGGATCCTTATACGAATACACCTCCTGGATCACCGTGTGGCTGTGTCTTGCCAATGCAAGTTGGTTTACGCCTAAGTGTTGCGTTATATACTTTCTTCCCTTTGGTTTCCGAGTTAGCCGAAGAAATTGCCGTTGGTGTTTTTATGAAACAAAGTCAAGTTCGCATCATGGGTGCTAATGCTGCTAGTGAGCAACCGGAGAAGACGATTGTCCTTGTTGACTTGGTACCACTTGGTGAAAAATTTGATAACACGACAGCCTTTTTAACTTATCAGAGATTCTGGCATAAACAAGTTGCTATAAAAGCTTCATTATTTGGGGATTATGAAGTATTATATGTGCGCTATCTTG GTTTGCCTCCTTCTCCGCCTTTGCCACCTGATGCCGGTATAATTGATGGCGAACCATATTCGGGTAACAACAATAATGCAAGGGCTATAAAGCCCCTTGGTGTCGACGTGCATGGGAAACGGCGTAAGCATGCACTTAGTGGGGGTGTGGTTACAATAATCGTTATGTCTGTTTTAGTGGTTGTGGTGTTATGTTCTGCCGTTGCATGGGTTTTGCTTTTCAAACATGGGGATCAAGCTAGTCAACGAGGAACAAGTCCACAGCATCCGCAAACATCTCATGCCAAACCATCAG GTTCTGCTGGGTCAATGGTTGGAAGTGGTCTAAGTTCCATATCGCTTTCATTTGGATCGAGCATTGCAGCCTATACAGGATCTGCTAAGACCTTAACTGCAAGTGAAATAGAAAGAGCCACAGGCAATTTTGATGATTCAAGAATACTCGGGGAAGGTGGGTTTGGTCGTGTTTACCGCGGTGTTCTTGAAGATGGAACTAACGTGGCAGTTAAGGTTCTGAAGAGAGATGATCAACAAGGCGGCAGGGAATTCTTGGCTGAGGTCGAGATGCTTAGCCGTCTTCACCACAGGAATTTGGTGAAGTTGATTGGAATATGCACAGAGGAGCGCAGCCGTTGCTTGGTTTATGAACTCATTCCAAATGGCAGTGTTGAATCGCACTTGCATG GAGTTGACAAGGAATCTGCACCCCTTGACTGGGATGCCCGGATCAAGATAGCCCTTGGTGCTGCTCGTGGACTAGCTTATCTCCATGAAGATTCAAGCCCACGTGTCATACATCGTGATTTTAAGTCAAGCAACATTTTGTTGGAGCATGATTTCACGCCAAAAGTGTCCGACTTTGGTTTGGCTCGAACTGCTATGGATGAGGAGGGCAGGCATATATCGACCCGTGTCATGGGAACTTTTGG ATATGTGGCTCCTGAGTATGCAATGACTGGCCATCTTCTTGTGAAAAGTGATGTTTACAGCTATGGTGTTGTCCTTCTCGAGCTTCTAACGGGGCGAAAGCCAGTAGATATGACACAGCCACCTGGTCAGGAGAATCTAGTTGCATGGGCACGTCCTCTTCTAGCAAGCAAAGAAGGATTAGAAACAATTATAGACCCGTCTCTAGGTTCCGATGTATCTTTCGAGAGTGTGGCCAAGGTAGCAGCAATTGCTTCCATGTGTGTTCAACCGGAGGTATCACACCGACCTTTCATGGGTGAGGTCGTACAGGCTTTAAAACTAGTATGTAATGAATGTGATGAAGCAAAAGTAGGCTCGAGAGGTACTAGTCAAGACGATATCTCCATCGATATGGATGGTAAGGTTGGTACTGGCTCGGAACAGTTAAGCAATCCCTTGCAAAGCCATTATTCTATTCCCAACTATGTCTCGGGTCTTGATACCGAGAGAGGACTATCAGTGTCTGATTTGTTTAGTTCATCAGCAAGATTCCGGAGGGAATCATCTGAGTCGTTTAGGAGACACTGTACTTCGGGTCCATTGAGAACGGGGAGAGGCAATCGTTTCTGGCATAAAATGCAACAATTATCTCGGGGCAGCATCAGTGAACATGGTGCTATGATCAAGTTCTGGTCAGGTTCACATTAA
- the LOC107932221 gene encoding uncharacterized protein, producing MEKKRATEEDTGDESPATKRRREAPETVEFNGYDDVLPWLSMEGTCKTDAMSELFKLVDDSTELAPSSTCSPTSYCTKVKFSDNPYSSALIFQSSSSYVTINGNEESCGSSFSDSESSVMASVDMRGIVSTNVKFDNGLEEIRGWLEAEEGSAWGKSEGESRETWTVDWEWDEEQLARFLGEECLF from the coding sequence ATGGAGAAAAAGAGAGCGACTGAGGAAGACACCGGCGACGAGTCTCCGGCGACTAAGCGGCGGAGAGAGGCACCGGAAACGGTTGAGTTCAACGGCTACGACGACGTTTTGCCGTGGTTATCGATGGAAGGTACTTGCAAGACTGATGCGATGAGTGAGTTATTCAAGCTCGTCGATGACTCCACGGAACTTGCTCCGTCTTCGACTTGTTCTCCGACGTCGTACTGTACGAAAGTCAAGTTCAGCGACAATCCGTACTCGTCGGCGTTGATTTTCCAGTCTTCATCCTCGTACGTCACCATAAACGGCAACGAAGAGAGTTGCGGTTCGTCGTTTTCGGACTCGGAGTCGAGCGTGATGGCGAGTGTGGACATGAGGGGGATCGTGAGCACTAATGTGAAGTTTGATAACGGTTTGGAAGAGATCAGAGGGTGGTTGGAAGCGGAAGAAGGAAGCGCGTGGGGTAAAAGCGAGGGAGAGTCGCGTGAGACATGGACGGTGGATTGGGAATGGGACGAAGAGCAGCTCGCCAGGTTTTTGGGTGAGGAAtgccttttttga
- the LOC107932228 gene encoding transmembrane 9 superfamily member 7 codes for MLSTLTLLFLSITAATTKTTTATATPISGSSFITALDLLPQVNFKLDMRKDEACKVACRVKLDAEAAKNFKEKIDGNYRVNMILGNVSVTERQVEGFPIGFKGSYYPSGKEVYFINNHLSFKVMYHVNPEDDSAQIVGFHVDPYRCSSTSFFLDSFVLMCNGSDLEIPR; via the exons ATGTTATCAACGCTAACACTTCTTTTCCTCTCGATAACGGCAGCAACGACGAAAACAACCACAGCAACAGCAACGCCTATTTCTGGCTCCTCTTTCATTACTGCTCTCGATCTCCTTCCACAAGTCAATTTCAAG TTGGATATGAGAAAAGATGAGGCATGCAAAGTAGCCTGCCGGGTAAAACTTGATGCTGAAGCTGCAAAGAATTTCAAGGAGAAAATTGATGGAAACTACCGAGTTAACAT GATTTTGGGCAATGTTTCAGTTACTGAAAGGCAAGTGGAAGGGTTTCCTATTGGGTTTAAAGGAAGCTATTATCCT AGTGGGAAAGAGGTATATTTCATCAATAACCATTTGAGCTTCAAAGTCATGTATCATGTGAATCCTGAGGATGATTCTGCACAAATTGTTGGCTTTCATGTTGATCCTTACAGGTGCTCATCAACTTCCTTTTTTCTTGATTCATTTGTGTTGATGTGTAATGGATCGGATTTGGAGATACCAAGATAG